One Myxosarcina sp. GI1 genomic window carries:
- a CDS encoding phosphomannomutase/phosphoglucomutase, producing the protein MKNFNWKKLQNGSDIRGVALEGVPEETVNLTPEVAKTLGQAFANWLSEKVGKSPEELVVSVGRDSRLSGQTLIESFMEGMSECGCQVYNFGIASTPAMFMSTIDPKFNCDGGVMLTASHLPFNRNGFKFFTNRSGLDKKDIADILNLAEQNNFATVSPTKAIEQHDFISVYAAGLVETVRNAVNSSENFDRPLEGLKIVADAGNGAGGFYVDKVLQPLGADTTGSQFLEPDGTFPNHVPNPENQEAMAAICQAVIDNDADFGIIFDTDVDRAAAVDHQGNELNRNRLIALISAIVLQEHPGSTIVTDSITSEGLSKFIEKDLNGVHHRFKRGYKNVINESIRLNQEGQESWLAIETSGHGAMKENYFLDDGAYLATKLLAELAKSKQEGKFLTDLIANLVEPVESEEYRLKITVDDFKAYGNKVIEKLQEFARSQTDWKIVPNNYEGVRISCQSPDEDGWFLLRLSLHDPVLPLNIESNVSGGVEKIVSRLNEFFPSFNSLDLSSLN; encoded by the coding sequence ATGAAAAATTTTAATTGGAAAAAACTACAAAACGGTTCGGATATTCGAGGGGTAGCTTTAGAAGGAGTTCCTGAAGAAACAGTCAACCTAACGCCTGAAGTGGCTAAAACTCTGGGACAGGCTTTTGCTAACTGGTTGAGCGAAAAAGTAGGCAAGTCGCCTGAAGAACTAGTAGTTTCAGTAGGGCGCGATAGTCGTCTGTCGGGGCAGACTTTAATCGAGTCATTTATGGAAGGAATGAGCGAATGCGGTTGCCAAGTCTACAATTTTGGGATCGCCTCTACTCCCGCCATGTTTATGAGTACCATCGACCCTAAGTTTAATTGCGATGGTGGGGTGATGCTCACCGCCAGCCATTTACCCTTTAATCGTAACGGATTTAAGTTTTTTACCAATCGCAGCGGTTTAGATAAAAAGGATATTGCCGATATTTTAAATTTAGCCGAGCAAAACAATTTTGCTACCGTTTCGCCAACTAAAGCGATCGAACAGCACGATTTTATCTCTGTTTATGCTGCTGGTTTAGTTGAAACCGTTCGTAATGCCGTTAATAGTTCGGAGAATTTCGATCGCCCTCTAGAAGGACTAAAAATTGTTGCCGATGCGGGTAACGGTGCGGGAGGTTTTTATGTCGATAAGGTGCTGCAACCTCTAGGCGCAGACACTACGGGAAGTCAGTTTTTAGAACCAGACGGCACTTTTCCCAATCATGTCCCCAATCCCGAAAACCAAGAGGCAATGGCTGCTATCTGTCAGGCAGTTATCGATAATGATGCCGATTTTGGTATTATCTTCGATACCGATGTCGATCGCGCCGCAGCAGTAGACCATCAAGGCAACGAACTAAATCGCAATCGCTTGATTGCTTTAATTTCTGCGATCGTTCTCCAAGAACATCCAGGTTCGACCATTGTTACCGACTCTATTACTTCTGAAGGCTTAAGCAAATTTATTGAAAAAGACTTAAATGGCGTTCATCATCGTTTCAAACGCGGTTACAAAAATGTAATTAACGAATCGATTCGTTTAAACCAAGAAGGACAAGAATCCTGGCTGGCGATCGAAACTTCTGGACATGGGGCGATGAAAGAAAACTACTTTCTCGACGATGGGGCATATCTAGCCACCAAACTCTTAGCCGAACTCGCTAAATCCAAACAAGAAGGTAAATTCTTGACCGATTTAATTGCCAACCTGGTTGAACCAGTAGAAAGTGAAGAATATCGACTTAAAATTACAGTAGATGACTTTAAAGCTTACGGTAATAAAGTAATCGAAAAACTGCAAGAATTTGCGCGATCGCAAACGGATTGGAAGATTGTCCCCAACAATTATGAAGGTGTTCGCATATCCTGTCAGTCACCAGATGAAGACGGCTGGTTCTTATTACGCCTATCCCTCCACGACCCCGTACTACCATTGAACATTGAATCTAATGTTTCTGGAGGTGTTGAGAAAATAGTCAGCAGACTTAATGAATTTTTCCCGTCATTTAATTCACTCGATCTGTCATCTCTCAATTAA
- a CDS encoding DUF3769 domain-containing protein, whose product MMVLIYPVELPVIARSPIPPPPEVFVVDKSPELSNEIRIERNKEIASYPLNQTYLITQERQGERRQFEIPVTEPSSTEVPIGNIEVVEVIADRQEYDTELEVITAEGNVVMRFANSVLTGDRLEVNLADRIAVAQGNVVLTRGKQVLRGSKFEYYLVQDRGVVYDAGGQIDRARLNRDLQTELPPNPIIPDNSLSDRLNNNQPFTQVTSTEGVGFTIGSERNSELFDRDNNSSGTINRLRFEAERINFEPNSWQAQNFRLTNDPFSPPELELRADTATYQQVEPLVGKLTTTKSRVVIDDSFTLPLLANSFTFDSRPRQPGLFNLGFDGDDRGGLYVERKFGIINTENVDWTISPQYFLQRALFPNAFEFNDDEDGGIFNSSSFGVESEFNTLLGARTSLSAATALTSLDVGDLEDNLRARLTARQLVGDLNNPYNFGLEYNFRERLFNGSLGFQTVYSSFGGVVTSPNIAVGTSGINLRYQGSIQNITANTDREDLLTADRDNDRINLTRYQAAVFLNKGFSLWQGEPLALTPQAGLRYTPVPVVPYLQLLTGVTGVGSIYSNDETQLSLRGEIGIQGQFGHFSRSWLDYTGFRIVYSQSIRGDESPFLFDRDVDRQVLSLGISQQIYGPIRFGIQSAIELEGSDEISTDYTLEYSRRTFNVILRYNPVLEIGSIGLLINDFNWQGNARPFEENNISPVIQGVKR is encoded by the coding sequence ATGATGGTATTAATTTATCCAGTCGAACTTCCTGTAATTGCGCGATCGCCAATTCCGCCACCGCCAGAAGTTTTTGTGGTAGATAAATCGCCAGAATTAAGTAATGAGATAAGAATCGAACGTAATAAGGAAATTGCCAGTTATCCATTAAATCAGACTTACTTAATTACTCAAGAACGTCAGGGAGAAAGAAGACAGTTTGAAATACCCGTTACCGAACCGTCATCAACCGAAGTACCTATTGGCAATATCGAGGTAGTAGAAGTTATTGCCGATCGCCAGGAATACGACACCGAACTAGAAGTAATTACCGCCGAAGGTAATGTAGTGATGCGTTTTGCCAATTCGGTGCTGACGGGCGATCGCCTGGAGGTTAATTTAGCAGATCGCATTGCGGTTGCCCAGGGAAATGTAGTTTTGACTAGAGGAAAACAGGTTTTACGAGGCAGCAAGTTTGAATATTATCTCGTTCAAGACCGCGGTGTTGTTTACGATGCAGGCGGACAAATCGATCGCGCTCGTTTGAATCGAGACTTACAAACAGAATTACCACCCAATCCAATTATTCCCGATAATAGCCTGAGCGATCGCCTCAATAATAACCAACCTTTTACCCAGGTAACTTCTACCGAGGGTGTTGGCTTTACTATTGGTAGTGAGAGAAATTCCGAACTTTTCGATCGGGACAATAATAGTTCGGGAACCATAAATCGGCTGAGGTTTGAAGCCGAACGAATCAATTTTGAACCCAATAGTTGGCAAGCCCAGAATTTTCGCCTGACTAACGATCCTTTTTCGCCTCCAGAACTAGAGCTTAGAGCCGATACTGCTACCTATCAACAAGTAGAACCTTTAGTAGGAAAACTAACCACTACCAAATCTCGCGTAGTCATCGACGATAGTTTTACTCTACCTTTATTAGCAAATAGCTTTACTTTTGATAGTCGTCCCCGTCAACCAGGACTATTTAATCTAGGTTTTGACGGCGACGATCGCGGTGGTTTATATGTAGAGAGAAAGTTTGGCATTATCAATACCGAAAATGTAGACTGGACGATCTCACCGCAGTATTTTTTGCAACGAGCCTTGTTTCCCAACGCTTTTGAATTTAACGATGATGAAGATGGAGGTATCTTTAACTCTTCTTCTTTTGGCGTAGAAAGTGAATTTAATACCCTATTGGGTGCTAGAACTAGCCTATCGGCAGCAACCGCCTTAACCAGTCTCGATGTGGGAGATTTAGAAGACAATTTACGTGCCAGATTAACTGCCAGACAGTTAGTTGGCGATCTTAATAACCCCTATAATTTCGGTCTGGAATATAATTTTCGCGAACGCCTATTTAATGGCTCTCTTGGTTTTCAAACTGTATATAGTAGTTTTGGTGGTGTAGTAACTTCTCCCAACATTGCCGTTGGTACTAGTGGTATTAATTTACGCTATCAAGGTTCGATTCAAAATATTACCGCTAATACCGACAGAGAAGATTTACTAACAGCAGATAGAGATAACGATCGCATTAATTTAACTCGCTATCAAGCCGCAGTGTTTCTTAATAAAGGTTTTTCTCTCTGGCAAGGAGAACCTCTCGCGCTCACACCCCAGGCAGGTTTGCGCTACACTCCCGTTCCAGTGGTTCCCTATTTACAGCTACTTACCGGGGTTACGGGTGTGGGTAGTATTTATAGCAATGATGAAACGCAACTATCTTTACGAGGTGAAATTGGAATTCAGGGGCAATTCGGACATTTTTCTCGCTCCTGGTTGGACTATACGGGATTTAGAATTGTCTACTCCCAAAGTATTCGCGGTGATGAATCACCTTTTTTGTTTGACAGAGATGTAGACAGACAGGTTCTATCTTTAGGGATTAGCCAACAAATTTATGGTCCAATAAGGTTTGGCATCCAAAGCGCGATCGAGCTTGAGGGGAGCGACGAAATTAGCACCGACTATACTTTAGAATACAGCCGTCGCACTTTTAACGTTATTTTACGCTACAATCCCGTACTGGAAATTGGTTCGATTGGGTTGCTAATCAACGATTTTAACTGGCAGGGTAATGCTCGACCTTTTGAAGAAAATAATATTTCGCCAGTGATTCAGGGAGTAAAGCGTTGA
- a CDS encoding NAD(P)H-quinone oxidoreductase subunit 4 translates to MDSIHLPWLTATILLPLIAAFAIPLIPDKEGKTVRWYALYVGLANLSLIVYALWQGYSFQTTEFQLIETYPWIPQLGLNWSVGVDGVSMPLVVLSGLITTLAILASWKVEHKAKLYYFLVLVLYSAQIGVFVAKDLLLFFIMWEIELVPVYLLISIWGGKERFYAATKFILYTALASVFILVAGLALALYGDRVTFDIAELGVKNYPLTLELLAYAGFLVAFGVKLPVFPLHTWLPDAHSQASAPISMILAGVLLKMGGYGLIRLNLEALPHAHIKFAPLLVILGVVNVVYGAFTAFGQTNLKRRLASSSISHMGFVLIGIGSFTNLGLNGAVLQMISHGLIAAALFFLSGATYDRTHTLMMDEMGGMAKAMPKTFALFTAGAMASLALPGMSGFVGELTVFLGLATSDAYSTAFKVGVTFLTAVGLILTPIYLLSMLRQVFYGDSKPNFQLDWQADAQPREIFITVCLLIPIIGIGLYPRLATNTYDLKTVQVATKVRGALPVIAIQEQQNKLKADIFKPNATAAIIPQIPASN, encoded by the coding sequence ATGGATAGTATTCACCTTCCTTGGCTTACGGCAACAATCTTATTACCTCTAATCGCTGCTTTTGCTATTCCTTTGATACCCGACAAAGAAGGCAAGACTGTAAGATGGTATGCTCTGTATGTCGGTTTAGCTAATTTGTCTTTAATAGTTTATGCTCTTTGGCAGGGCTACAGTTTTCAAACCACAGAATTTCAATTAATTGAAACCTACCCTTGGATTCCCCAACTAGGATTAAATTGGTCGGTAGGTGTTGATGGCGTATCGATGCCCCTGGTGGTATTATCTGGTCTGATTACTACCCTGGCAATCTTGGCTTCTTGGAAAGTAGAGCATAAAGCAAAACTATATTATTTTCTCGTATTAGTTCTCTATAGCGCGCAAATTGGCGTATTCGTTGCTAAAGACTTATTATTATTTTTTATTATGTGGGAAATCGAGCTAGTACCCGTATACTTGCTCATTTCTATTTGGGGTGGCAAAGAGCGTTTTTATGCAGCCACTAAATTTATTCTTTATACTGCCTTGGCTTCAGTCTTTATTTTAGTAGCTGGTTTGGCATTAGCTTTATATGGCGATCGTGTTACCTTCGACATTGCCGAACTAGGAGTAAAAAACTATCCTTTAACGCTAGAGTTACTTGCCTATGCTGGTTTCCTCGTTGCTTTTGGCGTAAAGCTACCAGTATTTCCCTTGCATACCTGGCTTCCCGATGCCCACAGCCAAGCTTCGGCACCAATTTCGATGATTTTAGCGGGCGTACTTTTAAAAATGGGCGGCTACGGATTAATTCGCTTGAATTTGGAAGCTTTACCCCATGCCCATATTAAGTTTGCACCTTTACTAGTAATTTTGGGAGTTGTCAACGTCGTTTATGGTGCCTTTACCGCTTTTGGACAAACCAACCTCAAACGCCGTCTGGCATCTTCTTCTATCTCCCACATGGGTTTTGTGCTAATTGGTATTGGTTCATTTACCAACTTGGGTTTAAACGGTGCCGTTTTACAAATGATTTCTCACGGTTTGATTGCTGCGGCATTATTCTTCCTTTCTGGTGCTACTTACGATCGCACCCATACTTTAATGATGGATGAAATGGGCGGTATGGCAAAAGCGATGCCCAAAACCTTTGCCCTATTTACCGCAGGAGCGATGGCTTCCTTAGCTTTACCTGGAATGAGCGGTTTTGTCGGGGAATTGACCGTTTTCTTAGGGTTAGCTACCAGTGATGCTTACAGTACGGCATTTAAAGTTGGCGTAACATTCTTAACTGCTGTAGGTTTAATTTTGACTCCAATCTATCTTTTGTCAATGCTGCGTCAGGTTTTTTACGGCGACAGCAAGCCCAATTTTCAGTTAGATTGGCAAGCAGACGCACAGCCTCGCGAAATATTTATTACCGTTTGTTTGTTAATTCCGATTATCGGTATTGGTTTGTATCCCAGACTCGCAACTAACACCTACGATCTCAAAACAGTGCAAGTTGCTACCAAAGTACGCGGTGCTTTACCAGTAATTGCCATACAGGAACAACAAAATAAGTTAAAAGCCGATATCTTTAAACCAAATGCAACTGCTGCTATTATTCCTCAAATTCCAGCTAGCAACTAA
- a CDS encoding diflavin flavoprotein codes for MVATPAKTQKRLTMQTAEITPDTTAIRSLDWDRDRFDIEFGLQNGTTYNSYLIRGDKTALVDTSHAKFRQLYFDTLTGLIDPQKIDYLIISHTEPDHSGLVKDFLEMAPQATVVAAKVAIKFLEDLIHRPFEKQVVKNGDTIDLGKGHVIEFVNAPNLHWPDTIFSYDRATGILFTCDAFGMHYCSEATYDEDLKAIEPDYRFYYDCLMAPNARSVLSAMKRMDKLGEIELVANGHGPLLSHHLKELLDRYRKWSKAQTKAEKMVAVFYVSDYGYSDRLSQAIARGITKTEVAVEMVDLRSAENNEVHELVSRATGLVLGMPPLGSNSQSEIAANLGTVLAAAKEKQVIGMFESYGDDDEPIDPLLTKFRDAGLKKAFPSIRVKDTPDEAIYQLCEESGTDLGQLLNREKLVKQMKSLDSDLDKAMGRLSGGLYIITATKGDIRSAMLASWVSQASFTPPGLTIAVAKDRAIESLMQVGDRFVLNILEEGRYQSLMKHFLKRFKPGADRFAGVDTQTASNGSPILTEALAYLECQVESRMECSDHWIVYSKVTTGRVSDLDGLTAVHHRKVGNHY; via the coding sequence ATGGTAGCGACACCAGCTAAAACCCAGAAGCGGTTAACTATGCAAACCGCAGAGATAACTCCCGATACTACGGCTATTCGTTCTCTCGATTGGGATCGCGATCGCTTTGATATAGAATTTGGCTTACAAAATGGTACTACATACAATTCTTATTTAATTCGTGGCGATAAAACGGCTTTAGTCGATACTTCTCACGCTAAGTTTCGCCAGCTTTATTTTGATACTCTTACTGGACTGATCGATCCCCAAAAAATCGATTATTTAATTATCAGTCATACCGAACCCGATCACAGTGGTTTGGTTAAAGACTTTTTAGAAATGGCACCCCAAGCTACGGTAGTCGCTGCCAAAGTAGCGATTAAATTTCTGGAAGATTTAATTCATCGACCTTTTGAAAAACAAGTAGTCAAAAACGGCGATACCATTGACTTAGGTAAAGGTCACGTAATTGAATTTGTTAACGCACCCAATCTACACTGGCCCGACACTATTTTTAGTTACGATCGCGCTACTGGTATTCTGTTTACCTGCGATGCCTTTGGGATGCACTACTGTTCCGAGGCAACTTACGATGAAGATTTAAAGGCGATCGAACCAGACTATCGTTTTTATTATGACTGTTTGATGGCTCCTAATGCCCGTTCGGTACTTTCAGCAATGAAACGTATGGATAAGTTGGGAGAAATCGAACTGGTTGCTAACGGTCACGGTCCTTTACTCTCCCATCATCTCAAAGAATTGTTAGACCGCTATCGCAAGTGGAGTAAAGCCCAAACTAAAGCCGAGAAGATGGTAGCGGTATTCTATGTCTCCGACTACGGTTACAGCGATCGCCTGTCCCAAGCTATTGCCAGAGGTATTACTAAAACAGAAGTGGCGGTAGAAATGGTCGATTTACGTTCGGCAGAAAATAACGAAGTTCACGAACTAGTATCTCGCGCTACTGGTTTGGTTTTGGGTATGCCCCCTCTTGGCAGCAATAGCCAATCGGAAATTGCCGCCAATCTGGGTACGGTTTTGGCAGCAGCGAAAGAAAAGCAGGTTATTGGCATGTTTGAATCTTATGGCGATGATGACGAACCAATAGACCCCTTACTAACTAAGTTTCGCGATGCTGGTTTGAAAAAAGCTTTTCCTTCAATTCGCGTCAAAGATACTCCCGACGAAGCCATCTATCAACTGTGTGAAGAGTCGGGAACCGATTTAGGACAGCTATTAAATCGCGAAAAGCTAGTCAAGCAAATGAAGTCTCTCGATAGCGATCTCGATAAGGCTATGGGACGTTTGAGTGGCGGACTGTATATTATTACTGCTACTAAAGGAGATATCAGGAGTGCGATGTTGGCATCCTGGGTATCTCAAGCTAGCTTTACTCCTCCTGGTCTGACTATTGCAGTCGCCAAAGATCGCGCGATCGAATCTTTAATGCAGGTAGGCGATCGCTTCGTGTTAAATATCCTCGAAGAAGGTAGGTATCAAAGCCTGATGAAACATTTTCTCAAACGTTTTAAACCAGGTGCAGATCGCTTTGCAGGAGTTGACACTCAAACTGCTAGCAACGGTTCTCCGATTCTCACTGAAGCTTTAGCTTATCTGGAGTGTCAAGTAGAAAGTCGCATGGAATGTAGCGATCACTGGATTGTTTATAGCAAAGTAACCACTGGTCGAGTTTCCGATCTTGATGGTTTGACCGCAGTGCATCACCGTAAAGTAGGCAATCACTACTAA
- a CDS encoding DUF1257 domain-containing protein, producing the protein MSHFSTLRTKISDAEILTNSLKDLGINVKTNADVRGYNGQRLRADIVAVLDGEYDLGWSENSDGTFDLIADLWGVAKKHNQTELINSINQKYAVNKTLTEVKQRGLQNANVKLVLQ; encoded by the coding sequence ATGTCACATTTTAGCACTCTACGCACTAAAATCAGCGATGCTGAAATCTTAACTAATTCTCTTAAAGATCTTGGTATTAACGTAAAAACTAATGCTGACGTACGCGGCTACAACGGTCAAAGACTACGTGCTGACATCGTTGCAGTTCTAGACGGAGAATACGATCTTGGCTGGTCTGAAAACAGTGATGGTACTTTTGACCTAATTGCTGACCTTTGGGGTGTAGCTAAAAAGCATAATCAGACCGAACTAATTAACTCTATCAACCAAAAATATGCCGTGAATAAGACTTTAACCGAAGTCAAGCAACGCGGTTTACAAAACGCCAACGTCAAATTAGTTCTTCAATAA
- a CDS encoding AAA family ATPase, giving the protein MKEELNILVQAQYPLIYLVTPEEERAEQAISKIAKSNTEHRRVFVWTVTHGIVEYGQPRQMTQHNTVSPEAAIEWVIRQKEPAIYIFKDLHPFIDGPVITRWLRDAVSNFKGTEKAIILMSPLQQIPIELEKEAVVLDFPLPNLSELDRVLSARLQKGKNSRLTTETREKLLKAALGLTKDEAQKVYRKAQVKAGRLTENEVEIVLSEKKQLIRRNGILEYIEEDETLDSIGGLEELKRWLRQRSNAFTERAREYGLPQPKGMLILGVPGCGKSLIAKTTSRLWGLPLLRLDMGRVYDGSTVGRSEANLRNALKTAESISPAILFIDELDKAFAGGSGSGDSDGGTSSRIFGSFLTWMQEKKSPVFVMATANRIERLPGEFLRKGRFDEIFFVDLPNPEERQDIYRIHLGKRRSDIDRFDLEQLTKISEGYSGAEIEQAIIAAMYDAFAQDREFTQLDIIAAIKATLPLSRTMTEQVTALRDWARQRARPASASVAEYQRLEF; this is encoded by the coding sequence ATGAAAGAAGAGCTTAATATCCTCGTACAGGCTCAATACCCCCTAATCTATCTCGTTACACCAGAGGAAGAAAGGGCAGAGCAAGCAATATCTAAGATTGCTAAAAGCAATACCGAGCATCGGCGTGTCTTTGTGTGGACTGTTACCCACGGCATTGTTGAGTACGGTCAACCCCGTCAAATGACCCAGCATAATACTGTTTCGCCAGAGGCTGCAATAGAGTGGGTAATTCGGCAAAAAGAACCTGCTATCTACATATTCAAAGATTTACATCCTTTTATTGACGGTCCCGTAATTACTAGATGGTTGAGAGATGCCGTTTCCAACTTTAAAGGAACGGAAAAAGCCATTATTTTGATGTCTCCCCTACAGCAGATACCGATCGAGCTAGAGAAAGAAGCGGTAGTTCTAGATTTTCCCCTTCCAAATTTATCAGAACTCGACCGAGTTCTCTCAGCAAGATTGCAAAAAGGAAAAAATAGTCGTTTAACCACAGAAACTAGAGAAAAATTACTTAAAGCAGCTTTGGGATTGACTAAAGACGAAGCGCAAAAAGTTTATCGTAAGGCACAGGTGAAAGCAGGTCGCTTAACCGAAAATGAAGTAGAAATTGTACTTTCTGAGAAGAAGCAGTTAATTCGCCGCAACGGCATCTTAGAATATATCGAAGAAGATGAAACTTTAGATTCTATAGGCGGATTAGAAGAATTAAAACGCTGGTTGAGACAACGTTCCAATGCTTTTACCGAAAGAGCGAGAGAGTATGGACTTCCCCAACCAAAAGGAATGTTAATTTTGGGCGTGCCTGGATGCGGCAAGTCGTTAATTGCTAAAACCACTTCTCGCCTCTGGGGACTGCCATTACTTCGGCTAGATATGGGTAGAGTTTACGACGGTTCTACCGTCGGTCGTTCTGAAGCCAATCTTCGTAATGCGCTTAAGACGGCAGAATCAATCTCGCCAGCAATTCTGTTTATCGACGAACTAGATAAAGCTTTTGCAGGTGGTAGTGGTTCGGGAGATTCCGATGGCGGTACGTCGAGTCGGATTTTTGGTTCCTTTCTCACCTGGATGCAAGAAAAAAAATCTCCTGTATTTGTAATGGCTACAGCCAACCGCATCGAAAGGCTACCAGGGGAATTTCTCAGAAAAGGTAGATTTGATGAAATTTTCTTCGTCGATTTGCCTAATCCCGAAGAAAGACAAGATATTTATAGAATTCATCTAGGTAAAAGACGTTCTGATATCGATCGCTTCGACTTAGAACAGCTAACCAAAATTTCCGAAGGTTATTCTGGCGCGGAAATCGAGCAAGCAATTATCGCCGCTATGTATGATGCTTTTGCTCAAGATAGAGAGTTTACGCAGTTGGACATTATCGCTGCGATTAAAGCTACTCTACCTCTTTCGCGGACGATGACCGAGCAGGTAACGGCTCTAAGAGATTGGGCAAGACAAAGAGCCAGACCTGCATCTGCCTCCGTTGCTGAATATCAGCGACTGGAGTTCTAA
- the dacB gene encoding D-alanyl-D-alanine carboxypeptidase/D-alanyl-D-alanine-endopeptidase — protein MKSVRSCFKFLAMAATVATQIGTVAPVNANTAIRLDRQLDAIDLYVPPPEKSTPGICTAYIEPIIDRILENPALSSGKWAILVQTSEGDTLYSRNPDSYMIPASNMKLLVTAAALQKLDLSGNIRSTSIRDWITVTNLRSDNAYAEILLRYLGGSQSVGEVLTSLGIDTNGYRLRDGSGLSRNNLVTPRTLVSILRAMSHAKNNDVFFTSLPVAGISGTLKNRLRGSLAEGTVHAKTGTLRGVRALSGYIDHPEYGDLIFSILTNQPQDSSNLAVVEAIDEIVLRLATISSCS, from the coding sequence ATGAAATCAGTACGCTCTTGTTTTAAGTTCCTCGCTATGGCAGCTACAGTTGCTACTCAAATTGGTACTGTCGCTCCTGTTAATGCAAATACTGCCATTCGTTTAGACCGTCAACTCGATGCGATCGATCTTTATGTTCCTCCTCCAGAAAAATCTACCCCAGGAATTTGCACTGCCTATATCGAACCCATTATCGATCGCATTTTGGAAAATCCTGCTTTATCCAGTGGTAAATGGGCAATTTTAGTTCAAACTTCTGAAGGTGACACTCTTTATAGTCGCAATCCCGATTCATATATGATTCCCGCATCTAACATGAAGCTGTTAGTAACTGCGGCTGCCCTACAAAAGCTTGATTTAAGTGGTAATATACGCTCTACATCAATTCGCGACTGGATTACAGTTACGAATCTTAGAAGTGATAATGCCTATGCAGAAATATTGTTACGTTATTTAGGCGGTTCTCAGTCAGTAGGAGAGGTTTTAACTTCTTTAGGAATCGATACCAACGGTTATCGTCTTCGAGATGGGTCTGGTTTATCTCGAAACAACTTGGTTACTCCCAGAACTCTAGTTTCTATTCTTAGAGCTATGTCTCACGCTAAAAACAACGATGTTTTTTTTACTTCTCTTCCAGTTGCGGGAATTAGTGGAACTCTCAAAAATCGCCTTCGTGGCTCCCTCGCTGAAGGTACTGTTCATGCTAAAACTGGGACATTAAGGGGCGTAAGAGCTTTGTCTGGTTATATAGACCACCCAGAATACGGCGATCTTATTTTTAGTATTCTTACCAATCAACCTCAAGATAGCTCTAACTTAGCTGTAGTAGAGGCTATTGACGAAATTGTTTTACGATTGGCTACAATAAGTAGTTGTTCGTAA
- a CDS encoding 2OG-Fe(II) oxygenase translates to MPKLNSEDLEILKTLKKDGIYITSIEKLGLPFSNIMFDSAISLAEQLSQIRFSKNKNLICNEHSVSITTGYLANFPEIFLWALETKLLNLVENYIGLPVIYQGLAIRRDFTDGKQADVRKWHLDWEDRHTIKVIIYLNDVDVDGGPLEHIHKDSSFQAIKTLNYYNLGYLSDDEMMSAIPKSQWQTCIGNAGTLIVIDTSIIFHRASPPINRERFSLTFCYTSDRPKVMWTCRQISQKQWQSIEHRLDERQKKCLSKK, encoded by the coding sequence TTGCCAAAATTAAATTCAGAAGACCTCGAAATACTTAAAACTTTGAAGAAAGACGGTATTTATATAACTTCAATAGAAAAATTAGGATTACCTTTCAGCAATATAATGTTCGATTCGGCTATTAGTTTGGCAGAGCAACTGTCACAAATTAGATTTAGTAAAAATAAAAATTTAATTTGTAACGAGCATAGCGTGAGTATTACCACAGGTTATTTAGCTAACTTTCCAGAAATTTTTTTATGGGCTTTAGAAACAAAATTACTCAATCTAGTTGAAAACTATATTGGTTTGCCAGTAATTTATCAAGGATTAGCAATTCGCAGAGATTTTACAGACGGTAAACAAGCAGATGTTAGAAAATGGCACTTAGATTGGGAAGATCGCCATACTATTAAGGTTATTATCTACCTGAACGATGTTGATGTTGACGGAGGACCTTTAGAACACATCCACAAAGATTCTTCTTTTCAGGCTATTAAAACTCTAAATTATTATAATTTGGGTTATCTTTCCGACGACGAGATGATGTCAGCAATACCAAAATCACAGTGGCAAACTTGTATTGGTAATGCAGGTACCTTGATAGTGATTGATACTAGTATTATTTTTCATCGTGCCAGTCCTCCAATAAATCGCGAGAGATTTTCATTAACCTTTTGTTATACTTCTGACCGCCCAAAGGTGATGTGGACGTGTCGCCAAATTTCTCAAAAACAGTGGCAGTCAATCGAACATCGGCTCGATGAAAGACAAAAAAAATGTCTATCAAAAAAATAA